The segment CTTGAAGAGAACGGATGCAAGACCTGACCTCCATCCGAAAACCGCTGCTGGCTCAGGCCTTTTGTGTAAGAGCGATGCGAGACCAGCTGATACTCCCTGGCCAGGCATCCTCACCACCTCCTGATTAGCAACCGACTCCGAAAACCTGTATTTATAATCACAAAACATTTGTTTCTTATCAGTATTAACTCTGCAAAGAGAAAACAAGAGCCCCCACTCATTCTGCACAGCAGTTCTGCTTTGAGAGGTTACATATAGTAGTGACTGTTCAATAGGTTCTGATTAATGCCAGAAAGACAATGATCTACAATGGTCAAATGAAAGCAGAGACTTTTTGGTTTCtttagtatatttataaaaaaaaacacaaaatgaGCAACACAAAGATGACTTACAAGGGAGGAGGAATGATTCCATCATGAGCAATGGAGCAGAATCCTTGCCTTTGCTTGTGCTTAGGATTGGACGAACAAATAACATAGACACGTCGACGGCGCTTCACCGTCTTACAAAACTCACACAACTTCTTCACAGATGATCTCACCTTcattcttcctctctctctctctctgcaatCCAAAAAAACC is part of the Raphanus sativus cultivar WK10039 unplaced genomic scaffold, ASM80110v3 Scaffold0087, whole genome shotgun sequence genome and harbors:
- the LOC108847914 gene encoding uncharacterized protein LOC108847914, whose amino-acid sequence is MKVRSSVKKLCEFCKTVKRRRRVYVICSSNPKHKQRQGFCSIAHDGIIPPPLFSESVANQEVVRMPGQGVSAGLASLLHKRPEPAAVFGWRSGLASVLFKQGN